The genomic segment AACCTCGACCCGGCCAGCCGCGAGGAGATCCTGGGAGCGCTGCGCACCTTCACCGGCGCGGTGGTCCTCGTGACCCACGACGAGGGCGCCGTCGACGCACTCCAGCCGGAGCGGATCATTCTGCTGCCGGACGGTGTGGAGGACCTGTGGGGCGAGGACTACGCGGATCTCGTCGCCCTGGCCTGATCTCCCGGCCCGGCCGGTCCGGCCCGGTCTCCGGGGGCGGCCCCACCGCTTGATCCACTGCGACTGGATCATTCGGCCCATGCGTGATCCGTCATCTGAGTGAGTCCGGTTCGTACCCCGGTGCGTCCCCGTACCGGTGCGCTCCCGGTGTGCCATGCCCGGTCATCCGGCCCGTCCACCACAGCTGACCTGGCCATTTCCGGTGGAAAACGGAAAACGGCGGTCGGAAACGGAATGGGGAGTTCAATTCGCCACCCCCTTCCGTGTGTCATACAAGGGTCAAGGATGTCGTACGGACCTTGTCGAATGGGTGGCCAGGACGGCGGATAGGGGTGATCATGAGAAGTCCAGAGGCGCACTTCCCATGAGGAGGCACGGGTGGCCGAGACTCTGAAGAAGGGCAGCCGGGTAACCGGCTCCGCGCGCGAAAAGCTCGCGGCTGACCTGAAGAAGAAGTACGACTCCGGTGCGAGCATCCGGGCGCTGGCCGAGGAGACCGGCCGTTCCTACGGATTCGTCCACCGGATGCTCAGCGAGTCAGGAGTGACCCTGCGGGGCCGCGGCGGTGCCACACGCGGCAAGAAGGCCACCTCGGCCTGACATCCGTCCCGTCCGCAAGGGCGGTGCGCCCCGAGGGAACGGGTGGTGACCACCCGGTCGGTCCCCGGACCGCCCGGGTGGTTACTGTGCAGTAATACAGTTGCCCGGGAGCGGACCTGTACATCCACGGCCCCGCTCCCGACCGGCGCTGATCCACTGCGGCCCATTCCGGAGGCACCCATGACCCTGCTGGACCGGGACGGCGTACGGCTCACCCTCGACGACGACGGCTCCGTCGCCACGGTGACCCTGGCCAACCCCGCCAAACGCAACGCCCAGACCTTCGCCCTGTGGCGCGCCCTGGCCGAGTCCGGGCGGCTGCTCCCGGGGACCGTCCGGGTCGTCGTGGTGCGGGCCGAGGGCCAGTCCTTCTCCGCGGGCCTCGACCGGCGCGCCTTCACCCCCGAGGGGATCGACGGCGAGCCCTCCGTCATGGAACTCGCGGCCCGGGAGGACGGCGGCGAGTCCGCCATCGCCGAGTTCCAGGAGGGCTTCACCTGGCTCCGGCGGAACGACATCATCACCGTCGCCGCGGTGCAGGGGCACGCCATCGGTGCCGGCTTCCAGCTCGCCCTCGCCTGCGATCTGCGGGTCTGCGCCGACGACGTCCGGTTCGCGATGCGCGAGACCGCCCTCGGCATCGTGCCGGACCTCACCGGCACCCACCCGCTGGTCGCCCTCGTCGGTTACGCCCGCGCGCTGGAGATCTGCGTCACCGGCCGCTTCGTCCAGGCCGAGGAGGCCGAGCGCACCGGCCTCGCCAACCTCGTGGTCCCGGCGGCCGAGCTCGACGCCGCGGCCCGCGATCTGGCGGCGGCCGTGCTGGCGGCGCCGCGCGACGCCGTGATCGAGACCAAGGCCCTGCTGAAGGACGCGGCCGGCCGCACCCTCGACGAGCAGCGGGCCGCCGAGCGCGCGGCCCAGAGCCGCCGCCTCCGCGACCTGGCGGGCCTCTCCGACTGACCGCCCGCCGCCCGCCGACCGCCGTCTCCGCGGGACCCCGCCGTCACCGGCCGGTCCCGCGGAGACGGACCCGCGCGTCCCGCGGCCGGTGGGCGCCCCGGCTCAGAAACCGCGCCGGAAGCCGCCGTCCACCGGGAGCATCACCCCGGTGAGGTACGAGGCCGCGGGGGAGAGGAAGAACGCCGCGGCCCGGCCGAACTCCTCCGGGGTGCCGTAGCGGCCGAGCGGGATCGCGGCCGCGTTACGGGCACGGGCCGCCTCCGCGTCCCCGGAGAGCGCGTCCAGCTCGCGGACCCGGTCGGTGTCGATCCGGGCCGGGAGCAGCCCGACGACGCGGATACCGCGCGGGCCGAGCTCCACGGAGAGCGACTTGGCGAAACCGGCCAGCCCGGGGCGGAGCCCGTTGGAGATGGCCAGCCCCGGGATCGGCTCGTGGACGGAGCCGGAGAGCACGAAGCCGATGACGCCGCCCTCGTCCAGCTCGTCCGCCGCCACGCGGGCCATCCGGACGGCGCCCAGGAAGACGGACTCGA from the Streptomyces xinghaiensis S187 genome contains:
- a CDS encoding helix-turn-helix domain-containing protein — encoded protein: MAETLKKGSRVTGSAREKLAADLKKKYDSGASIRALAEETGRSYGFVHRMLSESGVTLRGRGGATRGKKATSA
- a CDS encoding enoyl-CoA hydratase/isomerase family protein — protein: MTLLDRDGVRLTLDDDGSVATVTLANPAKRNAQTFALWRALAESGRLLPGTVRVVVVRAEGQSFSAGLDRRAFTPEGIDGEPSVMELAAREDGGESAIAEFQEGFTWLRRNDIITVAAVQGHAIGAGFQLALACDLRVCADDVRFAMRETALGIVPDLTGTHPLVALVGYARALEICVTGRFVQAEEAERTGLANLVVPAAELDAAARDLAAAVLAAPRDAVIETKALLKDAAGRTLDEQRAAERAAQSRRLRDLAGLSD
- a CDS encoding SDR family oxidoreductase, whose amino-acid sequence is MDLGLNDRVYVVTGGSRGLGLAAARELAADGARVVLASRDGQSVAAAAEKLGPNAIGVAADNADPETPGRLIGTAREHFGRFDGVLVSVGGPPPGSGAENSDEQWRSAFESVFLGAVRMARVAADELDEGGVIGFVLSGSVHEPIPGLAISNGLRPGLAGFAKSLSVELGPRGIRVVGLLPARIDTDRVRELDALSGDAEAARARNAAAIPLGRYGTPEEFGRAAAFFLSPAASYLTGVMLPVDGGFRRGF